The genome window TGCGGCGAAGAATGCATGTGAGGCGTTCTCGATGATTTTCAAATCTTTTATACTAGGTAATCTAGTATCCTTATCCCTCAAGATAATCAATTCGGAGATTTCCTTATCCCTGAAGATAATTAATCCGGTCGTCCATGGGTTTGAATTTGATGACCGGAGGAGGTCCACAAATGGGTTGCTTTGTTTCCTGATTGCGCTAGTCAAAACAATGCCCAATATTTGCATTAACTAAATAAAATTTCAGAAATATGTGCAGACAGTATCAATCATATCGTTGCTCTCATGCCCCCCCCCGCCTGCTAACTCTGTTTACTTACAAATTTAATACTAGCTAATATAATATTAGCTATGGTAACATATCTACTTCTTCCTCAAATGCCTCAAGAGTGGCAAAAAGAGGAGGGAAAAAGAATTAAgcttttaaacaaaaaagacaCCATACATGGTGCCCCAGGAGCAACTGCCTATCACACTTCTGTCGTCAGCAGCCCTTGGTTTGAAGGAACGCCTAAATCATTTGATAGTTTATTACATAACTGcaacacaacaacaacaacaatccaaagtcaaccaaacaaacatgggacaaaagaaacaaaaagaaagagggaagcagggaaaggaagaggaagaccaTACTTGTCTATACACTGAAGAATCTCCATATGTTTTTCTTAGCTCCACTACAAATAATGACGGGCTTATCTCGAAAACCTGCAATGGTAACAGAAACAATGACTCTTCCAGTTAACGACCATTATGAACTAGTTTATATGATTACAAGTCCTTAAAACAACAAATTCCTACAAGGGCTTAAAATGTCTAACCTCTGCTGCAACCGAAAGACTACCTAGGTTTCTCTGCCCCTTGTGCTCTCTCATCACCTTCAACTGAGAACAACATCAAATTTTCCAGTTGGTACAAGTAACAAGAAGATAGAACGCACACCAACTCCCTATATACATTGCAATCAAACATTTCTACTAGGTGCATGCGAAGAGAAAATGAACATGTTAAATATCTACAGTGATCCTAACCTTCCCATTTTTTTTCTGTACTCCAAATCCCATCTCTGTTACAATATCCTCAATCCTCTCGAGCAAATCTTTTGCAGAATGGTTGGACGTAAATCTGATTTTCCTCTCAGAAATATCCTGAGTCGAATGAAATAATATTGTACTTTGAGATTTACGCAGGAAGAATTGTGCAAACAATGTGATTTTTCTAAACCTTTTCCCTCACCTCTTTCTCAAAGAAACCAGAGAGATCTAAACACGAGGACATTCCGATCAACTGAAAAGCATTGATGAGGGTAGGAGAATCAGGACTCTTCTCCATTTCTGCTGGCTGTAAGAAATGACAGAAGTCTATAAAAGTTGGACAGAGTATAAAGAAAGGGCCAAAGAAATCAATACAAAAGTATCCAAGCAAGTACCTGATCTTGCATGGAGAAGGCTTCGTCGTCAATGTGAATATCTTCTTCGTCATCATCAAAATTAGCAGGAACATAGTCTTGATTGAACCATTTGTCAGCTTTAATACCTGCCATTGTTATCCGGGTAACGGGATTTGGATCAAGGATCCTCTTTATCATGTCTTGGGCCCCAGCCGATAACCATTTCGGAATCTGAGCATCCCCCTTGAATATCTGCAATCCCTCCAGACAATTAGAGATGTTTATACAGAGTGATTGAGTTCAAAAATCAATGGCAGCTTTCAATACCTTTTGATAGAGAACTGCAAGATTTCTGTCATCGAAAGGGAGATATCCTGTGAGGATTACATACAATATAACACCAGAAGACCATATATCCGAGGTGGCACCATCGTAGCCTCTGTTGGCAAGAACTTCAGGTGCAACATAGTTGGGACTTCCACATGTTGTATGCAGTAAGCCATCATCCTGATAAACCGGATGaaatttagcaaaaaaaattccattgaaTAGAAGAAAACTTGGACACTGTTTAGTTTAAGTTAGGCAGTACTAGTACTAGTATACCCTGAAATGCTGGGGCAAAGCACTGAGCCCGAAATCAGTTATCTTTATGTTTCCTTTAGAGTCAACCAGAACATTCTCTAGCTGCAAATTTAAAGCAATGTACCTCCTATTAGTATGATAAGCAAAAAACTTGTTGTAAAATTGGGTCAGGTTCAAAAGGAGGCTTGAAGATATAACCTTTAGATCTCTGTGGAAAACACCTTTATTGTGACAATAACTCACACCATCGATCAACTGTTGGAAGAGCTTCCTCCCTTGGGCTTCCTGGAGCTTACCCTTAGATGCCTATAACAAAAAATCAGCAACCAATTAATGTCAAAATGTCTCGAGATTGAGAGAAAGTTGTGCAAAGGGAAAGAATTGGTGTCAAAAGAGCCTTACAATTCTGTCAAATAACTCTCCTCCAGTAACATATTCCAGGACCATATAAATCTTGGTCTTACTTGCCAAGACCTGCATGTTTATGATCAGCAAAATATGGCTTAGTTAGAGGAGTTGTTGGACGCAAATTGATCGACATAACTCAAAAGTAGACAGAAAGAGCATATGAAATTAGGTTTATGGTTGGTTTGGCACTTTAACTAGTCTCCATCACCTCA of Tripterygium wilfordii isolate XIE 37 chromosome 13, ASM1340144v1, whole genome shotgun sequence contains these proteins:
- the LOC120011929 gene encoding CBL-interacting serine/threonine-protein kinase 1, which produces MVLQSLIGASNKKKNKEEEGMRLGKYELGRTLGEGNFGKVKLAKDTLSGHPFAVKILLKNKIINLKITDQIKREIATLKLIKHPNVVRLHEVLASKTKIYMVLEYVTGGELFDRIASKGKLQEAQGRKLFQQLIDGVSYCHNKGVFHRDLKLENVLVDSKGNIKITDFGLSALPQHFRDDGLLHTTCGSPNYVAPEVLANRGYDGATSDIWSSGVILYVILTGYLPFDDRNLAVLYQKIFKGDAQIPKWLSAGAQDMIKRILDPNPVTRITMAGIKADKWFNQDYVPANFDDDEEDIHIDDEAFSMQDQPAEMEKSPDSPTLINAFQLIGMSSCLDLSGFFEKEDISERKIRFTSNHSAKDLLERIEDIVTEMGFGVQKKNGKLKVMREHKGQRNLGSLSVAAEVFEISPSLFVVELRKTYGDSSVYRQLCNKLSNDLGVPSNQGLLTTEV